Proteins encoded by one window of Lathyrus oleraceus cultivar Zhongwan6 chromosome 1, CAAS_Psat_ZW6_1.0, whole genome shotgun sequence:
- the LOC127115269 gene encoding uncharacterized protein LOC127115269, whose translation MASEHDLRKMGSEANFVSTSIPKFDGDYDHWSMVIENLLRSKEYWVVVESGYSQPTSMDGMTPTQKQNLEEMNLKDLKAKNYLFQSLDKSILKTITHKETSKQLWDSMKIKCQGNVRVKRAQLNCLRRDFEVLAMKKGESINDYFSRVMTVANDMRNYGEDVSDVKIAEKILRTLTDKWNYIICSIEEAKDIDQVPVDALQSSLLVHE comes from the coding sequence ATGGCATCAGAGCATGACTTGAGAAAGATGGGTTCAGAAGCAAACTTTGTTTCAACGTCCATTCCAAAGTTCGACGGTGACTACGATCATTGGAGCATGGTCATTGAGAATCTTCTTCGATCCAAGGAGTACTGGGTTGTCGTCGAATCGGGCTACAGCCAGCCTACGAGTATGGATGGGATGACGCCGACGCAAAAACAGAACCTAGAGGAGATGAACCTGAAGGATTTGAAAGCTAAGAATTATTTGTTTCAGTCACTTGACAAGTCAATTCTGAAGACGATTACGCATAAGGAGACATCCAAACAACTATGGGATTCCATGAAGATCAAGTGTCAAGGTAATGTTCGAGTGAAGAGAGCTCAGCTCAATTGTCTACGTCGGGACTTTGAGGTTCTGGCAATGAAGAAGGGAGAATCGATAAATGATTACTTTAGTAGAGTAATGACGGTTGCAAATGACATGAGGAATTATGGGGAAGATGTGAGTGATGTCAAGATCGCTGAGAAGATTTTGAGAACACTTACTGACAAATGGAACTACATTATTTGTTCCATTGAGGAAGCCAAGGACATAGATCAAGTCCCTGTGGATGCCTTGCAAAGTTCTCTGCTCGTTCATGAGTAA
- the LOC127115268 gene encoding uncharacterized protein LOC127115268, with translation MASERDLREMGSEANFVSTSIPKFDGDYDHWSMVIENLLRSKEYWVIVESGYSQPTSMDGMTPTQKQNLEEMNLKDLKAKNYLFQSLDKSILKAITHKETSKQLWDSMKMKCQGNVRVKRAQLNCLRQEFEVLAMKKGESINDYFGRVMMVANDMRNYGEDVSDVKIAEKILRTLTDKWNYIICSIEEAKDIDQVAVDALQSSLLVHEQKFKGDGGEEHALKVTHEGYDGRGRGKVAFRGG, from the coding sequence ATGGCATCAGAGCGTGACTTGAGAGAGATGGGTTCAGAAGCAAACTTTGTTTCAACGTCCATTCCAAAGTTCGACGGTGACTACGATCATTGGAGCATGGTCATTGAGAATCTTCTTCGATCCAAGGAGTACTGGGTTATCGTCGAATCAGGCTACAGCCAGCCTACGAGTATGGATGGGATGACGCCGACGCAAAAACAGAACCTAGAGGAGATGAACCTGAAGGATTTGAAAGCTAAGAATTATTTGTTTCAATCACTTGACAAGTCAATTCTGAAGGCGATTACGCATAAGGAGACATCCAAACAACTATGGGATTCCATGAAGATGAAGTGTCAAGGTAATGTTCGAGTGAAGAGAGCTCAGCTCAATTGTCTACGCCAGGAATTTGAGGTTCTGGCAATGAAGAAGGGAGAATCGATAAATGATTACTTTGGTAGAGTAATGATGGTTGCAAATGACATGAGGAATTATGGGGAAGATGTGAGCGATGTCAAGATCGCTGAGAAGATTTTGAGAACACTTACTGATAAATGGAACTACATTATTTGTTCCATTGAGGAAGCCAAGGATATAGATCAAGTCGCTGTGGATGCCTTGCAAAGTTCTCTGCTCGTTCATGAGCAAAAATTCAAAGGAGATGGAGGAGAAGAACATGCTTTGAAAGTGACTCATGAAGGCTATGATGGAAGAGGACGAGGAAAAGTTGCTTTCAGAGGAGGCTGA